CCCTTACAGTTACTCGAAAACGCTAGCAGAGCGTGAGGCTTGGAAGATGGCTCATAGTCAAGAACGCTGGGACCTCGTTACCATTAACCCGACCCTCATTGTAGGTCCGTCCCTTTCGAAGCGGACCGATTCCACAAGTATCACAATGATACGCGATTTATTAACAGGGCAGTATAAAACAGGAGTACCAAGTCTTATTAATGGTACAGTCGATGTACGTGATGTTGCGAAGGCGCATATTCTTGCTGCATTTACGAAACAGGCGACGGGTCGTTATTTACTTTCTGGCCGAGAGGCATCTATGCTTGAAATGGCACAAATCATTGAGAAGAACTTTCCGAATGAACATGCTTTGCCGAAACGAGAAGTCCCGAAAGCGGTTATTTGGGCCATTGCACCTAAGGTTGGCTTAACGCGCACGTATGTGAAGCGTAATGTCGGCCACCACACGAAATTTGATCATTCGAAGAGCGTAGCGGAGTTGCAGTTAAACTATCGTAGTCTGGAAACGACTCTAGTCGATCAGAAGAAGCAATTGGAAGCCGATCAATACTTGTAGATGCACCACACGATTTGAACCGAATGATTGAACAACTATAAGAGAAAGAGGTCAGTCATATGAAGATCTATTTAGCAGCTCCCTTCTTCAATGAGGAGCAAATTGAACGAGTAGAGTTCGTTCATCGTTTGTTGAACGAGAAAGGATTAGACGTCTTTTCACCTAAAGAGCATGATATGAGCGAGCTTATGTTTATGTCTGACAAATGGCGTGATGCCGTCTATGCAAATGACGTCATTAATATCTTGAAATGTGATGTGATGGTTGCCATTTATGATGGCAATGATGCAGGAACCTATTTCGAAATTGGTTATGCCACTGCACACCGCATTCCAGTCATTGTATTTAATGAAACAACGATGAAGGCGAATTTAATGATTACGGAATCTGCTCATGCTTGGTTGTATGACCGTGAAAGTCTACAAGCGTACGATTTCAAAGCGCTACCTACAACAGACCGTTTCCGAGGGGATATGGAATAGAAACGATAGACTCGGAACGATAGGTTCCGGGTCTTTTTGTATGAGAGGTGATTCAGATGATTTCATCTCTCACTACTCTCTTTATACACTGATAACTTTAAAGAAATGTACTGAAACTTGGAACCATTGAATAGGTTCTTCGTAATTAGTACTAAGACGGATTAGATTTGTTTCTTTATGACCCTTCTCTTGCTTTTCACAAGAAAGAGTATACAAAGTACAGATTTGTTAGTAGGGTGAATAGGGTATACAAAATTTAACTTACATAACAATTGAAAAAGGAGAGATTAGATGAATGATGCAGTAGGTTTTCCAAAACGATTGGGAGCGTTCTTAATTGACCGCATCTTATTAATTGTCGTCGGGAGCATACTAGGGGCTCTCATTCCGTTCATATCTAGCTTGACGGATGTATTGTACGCTGTTCTTGTTCCAGCGCTTTGGTACGGATATACGGTAGGAAAGCGGGCGTTAGGTGTTCGTATTCTGCGTATGGATGGAAGTAATCCAGGGTTCGGGACAACACTTACGCGTGCAATTGTAGGAGGAGTTATTTATTTCCTACCAGTTATCGCAGCAATCATCTATGGCTTTCTAAGCATTGACGTCACTGCACTAATCAATGAATTGAACCAGGTGGCCGCATCCATGACACCTAATGAAACCTTCGCACTTAATCAAGATGAGGCAGTAGCCTTCACAATCTTTGGCTTTTCCATGTTAGCGAGCCTATTAATTCTCATCATTAGCGCACTGATGGTTGGTTTCCGTAAAGACCACCGTAGCTTACATGATTTAGTCGCTCGTACGTATGTATCCGACTTAAAACCAGGTGAAACGATAGAAGAACAAAAATATTTGTTGGGGTACGCAAAAAATTTGGCATAAAAAAACACGCAAGCTCCAATCTTTACTACACTTGAATTGACGAGAAACAAATCAGTAAAGGAGTTGCGTGTACGT
Above is a window of Pontibacillus halophilus JSM 076056 = DSM 19796 DNA encoding:
- a CDS encoding NAD-dependent epimerase/dehydratase family protein, with product MDKTTVLVTGGTGYMASWLVKDLLELGHDVRVTVRNKKKVSKYQHLLDLAEEAEGQLSIYEADLLKKGSFNKAVQGSEYVFHTASPFFISGFKDPYKELVRPAKEGTINVINAVNEASSVKRVVLTSSAVAIFGDNCDLAGKIAFTERDWNKTSTVDHNPYSYSKTLAEREAWKMAHSQERWDLVTINPTLIVGPSLSKRTDSTSITMIRDLLTGQYKTGVPSLINGTVDVRDVAKAHILAAFTKQATGRYLLSGREASMLEMAQIIEKNFPNEHALPKREVPKAVIWAIAPKVGLTRTYVKRNVGHHTKFDHSKSVAELQLNYRSLETTLVDQKKQLEADQYL
- a CDS encoding nucleoside 2-deoxyribosyltransferase; this encodes MKIYLAAPFFNEEQIERVEFVHRLLNEKGLDVFSPKEHDMSELMFMSDKWRDAVYANDVINILKCDVMVAIYDGNDAGTYFEIGYATAHRIPVIVFNETTMKANLMITESAHAWLYDRESLQAYDFKALPTTDRFRGDME
- a CDS encoding RDD family protein; protein product: MNDAVGFPKRLGAFLIDRILLIVVGSILGALIPFISSLTDVLYAVLVPALWYGYTVGKRALGVRILRMDGSNPGFGTTLTRAIVGGVIYFLPVIAAIIYGFLSIDVTALINELNQVAASMTPNETFALNQDEAVAFTIFGFSMLASLLILIISALMVGFRKDHRSLHDLVARTYVSDLKPGETIEEQKYLLGYAKNLA